The candidate division WOR-3 bacterium genome contains a region encoding:
- the thiE gene encoding thiamine phosphate synthase, with amino-acid sequence MRKLPLLYGIFGSKDDNLLYKIERSILGGVKIFQLRMKGVEKEEIIKIGKSVKKLCDFYGVTFIVNDDPEIALLLKADGVHIGKDDADIAYVRKKIGNKILGVSCYDSIERAKEAENIGADYVSMSSPFPSPTKKDKKIVPFDTIKKAKDVLKIPLYVIGGINKDNISILLNRVKCGICAISGIYEGEDPFINAFEMREKILLYNEGSLTF; translated from the coding sequence GTGAGAAAATTACCATTATTATACGGTATATTTGGTTCAAAAGATGATAATTTGCTTTACAAAATAGAAAGATCCATTTTGGGAGGAGTTAAAATTTTTCAATTAAGAATGAAAGGAGTTGAAAAAGAAGAAATTATAAAAATAGGTAAGAGTGTAAAAAAATTATGTGATTTTTATGGTGTTACCTTTATTGTAAATGATGATCCTGAAATTGCCCTTTTACTTAAGGCAGATGGTGTTCATATAGGTAAGGATGATGCTGATATAGCTTATGTTAGAAAAAAAATTGGTAATAAAATTCTTGGAGTTTCCTGTTATGATAGTATAGAAAGAGCAAAGGAAGCAGAGAATATCGGGGCTGACTATGTTTCAATGTCCTCTCCCTTTCCGTCACCCACGAAAAAAGATAAAAAGATAGTTCCTTTTGATACCATAAAAAAAGCAAAAGATGTTTTAAAAATTCCCCTATATGTAATTGGTGGAATAAATAAAGATAATATTTCAATTTTATTAAACAGAGTAAAATGTGGTATTTGTGCTATCTCTGGTATTTACGAGGGAGAAGACCCCTTTATCAATGCTTTTGAAATGAGAGAGAAAATCCTTTTATACAATGAGGGTTCTCTCACCTTCTAA
- a CDS encoding oligosaccharide flippase family protein, which yields MKKIIKDTVIFAGANTISFVISALGGFLVAKILEPEGYGGFSAYKLFISYLINLHMGIFQGLQREIPFYRAVQKEDKLKSLLNTAFSFTFLISLLSIIILLLSSITSSEFFRKSFFITLPLIPFYFLKEFYRFAMKGLEKFKELSFLNIFDSINLIVFVIFFSIYFKAEGAVLGFGISHFILFFFAYFFTRIIFFNFKIKFEDLKSLFTVGFPIFFIGVLNIFLFSIDRVFILGIYGRREFGIYAMAMNFLNLIFQVPIAVATIFLPFLTRKKAKEGSLSEFIIKRDYIIYIYLILVSLLVIIFYPMAFFVIKRFLHKYYTALPLLKFLLLFIPFPTLNYFFYSFLIAENKHFYIIPYHLILIPFTVIVNSIFIPKFELKGACLSYLISQFLFTLITIFLTYRFIKFKILRTLTFVVLISFLHFLIFELIF from the coding sequence ATGAAAAAAATTATCAAGGATACAGTAATTTTTGCTGGTGCAAATACAATTTCTTTTGTAATAAGTGCCCTGGGTGGATTTTTAGTAGCAAAAATTCTTGAACCAGAAGGTTATGGAGGATTTTCTGCTTATAAACTTTTTATTTCCTATCTCATAAATTTGCATATGGGAATTTTTCAGGGGCTTCAGAGAGAGATTCCTTTTTATAGAGCAGTTCAAAAAGAGGACAAATTGAAATCTCTTTTAAATACAGCCTTTTCTTTTACTTTTTTAATTTCTCTTTTAAGTATTATTATTCTTCTTTTATCCTCAATTACTTCCTCAGAATTTTTCAGAAAATCCTTTTTTATAACTCTTCCACTTATACCCTTTTATTTTTTAAAAGAATTTTACAGATTTGCAATGAAGGGACTTGAAAAGTTTAAGGAACTATCCTTTTTAAATATCTTTGATTCAATAAATCTTATTGTTTTCGTAATATTTTTCTCTATTTATTTTAAGGCAGAAGGAGCAGTATTAGGTTTTGGTATATCCCATTTTATTCTTTTCTTTTTCGCCTATTTTTTTACAAGAATTATTTTTTTTAATTTTAAAATTAAATTTGAAGATTTAAAATCTCTTTTTACAGTGGGGTTCCCTATTTTTTTTATCGGTGTATTAAATATTTTTTTATTTTCAATTGATAGAGTTTTCATTCTTGGAATTTACGGTAGAAGAGAATTTGGAATATATGCAATGGCAATGAATTTTTTAAATCTTATATTTCAGGTACCCATAGCTGTTGCAACTATATTTTTACCTTTTCTTACAAGAAAAAAAGCAAAAGAGGGTTCTTTAAGTGAATTTATTATAAAAAGAGATTACATAATATATATTTATTTAATCTTAGTATCACTTCTTGTAATTATTTTTTATCCAATGGCTTTTTTTGTCATAAAAAGATTTTTACACAAGTATTACACAGCTCTACCACTTCTTAAATTTTTACTCTTATTTATTCCCTTCCCAACACTTAATTATTTCTTTTATTCCTTTCTTATTGCAGAAAACAAACATTTCTATATCATTCCCTATCACCTTATTTTAATTCCTTTCACAGTTATTGTGAATTCAATTTTTATTCCAAAATTTGAACTAAAAGGTGCTTGCTTATCCTATCTTATTTCGCAGTTTTTATTTACATTAATAACAATTTTTTTAACATACAGGTTTATTAAATTTAAAATTTTAAGAACACTTACTTTTGTTGTTTTAATTTCCTTTTTACATTTTTTAATATTTGAATTAATTTTTTAA
- a CDS encoding undecaprenyl-phosphate glucose phosphotransferase yields the protein MGLKGHPFEKITLFVLDAISLFFGFKTAYWLRFQSGFIPLWRKPVPYEVYLKSFLVVFIIGLLIYLSKGIYEKEKNLSLFDSFFEILKVNFLYILFITFISFYYRQILYSRLVVSFYFIFISFYEFIFRFIFRSVVKILFKKGIIKKDAIIVGEGDILRAIRSRIEEKPELGLKINKILTAEEFISGEENPAEGTTLILAIPFGKQFLIPEIMKKIEKKKMEIYLAPDIYELMLMGTDTLSFDGIPLLKLKEKGLNLYQRFVKRTFDIVFSFTLLILLFPLFVLIAIIIKLTSKGPVFYKQERVGKDGKIFMLYKFRTMYVGADKEPEPKFTSPSDPRVTKIGRILRKFSIDEFPQFINVLKGDMSIVGPRPERPFFVEKFKKEIPRYDERHRVKGGITGWAQVHGWRGDTSIEERLRYDLYYIDNWSFLLDLKIILKTIFIFLSQKNAY from the coding sequence ATGGGATTAAAAGGACATCCTTTTGAAAAAATAACCCTTTTTGTTCTTGATGCCATTTCACTTTTTTTCGGGTTTAAAACAGCATATTGGCTTCGTTTTCAGAGTGGATTTATTCCCCTATGGAGGAAACCTGTACCCTATGAGGTTTATTTGAAATCATTTCTTGTTGTTTTTATTATAGGACTTTTAATTTATTTGTCAAAAGGAATTTATGAGAAAGAAAAAAACCTAAGTCTTTTTGATTCTTTTTTTGAAATTTTAAAGGTTAATTTTTTGTATATTCTTTTTATTACATTTATCTCTTTCTATTACAGGCAGATTTTATATTCAAGGCTTGTAGTATCTTTTTATTTTATTTTTATTTCCTTCTATGAGTTTATTTTCAGATTTATATTCAGAAGTGTTGTTAAAATTTTATTTAAAAAGGGAATTATAAAAAAGGATGCAATAATAGTGGGGGAAGGAGATATATTGAGGGCTATAAGGTCAAGGATTGAGGAAAAGCCTGAACTGGGTTTAAAAATTAATAAAATTTTAACTGCTGAGGAATTTATTAGTGGAGAAGAAAATCCAGCAGAAGGAACCACACTTATTCTTGCCATACCTTTTGGGAAACAGTTTTTAATACCTGAAATCATGAAAAAAATTGAAAAGAAAAAAATGGAAATTTACCTTGCTCCTGATATATATGAACTTATGTTAATGGGAACTGATACACTTTCTTTTGACGGTATTCCCCTTTTAAAGTTGAAAGAGAAGGGATTAAATCTATACCAGAGGTTTGTAAAAAGAACTTTTGATATTGTATTTTCTTTTACTCTTTTAATCCTTCTTTTTCCACTTTTTGTTCTTATTGCAATAATAATAAAATTAACTTCAAAGGGTCCTGTTTTTTATAAACAGGAAAGGGTGGGAAAGGATGGTAAAATATTTATGTTATATAAATTCAGAACAATGTATGTTGGAGCAGACAAAGAACCAGAACCGAAGTTTACAAGTCCCTCTGATCCAAGAGTTACGAAAATAGGAAGAATTTTAAGAAAATTTAGTATTGATGAATTCCCCCAGTTCATAAATGTTCTGAAAGGTGATATGAGTATAGTGGGTCCAAGACCTGAAAGACCATTTTTTGTGGAAAAGTTTAAAAAGGAGATACCAAGATATGATGAAAGACACAGAGTAAAAGGAGGTATAACTGGGTGGGCACAGGTTCACGGTTGGCGTGGTGACACATCAATAGAAGAAAGGTTAAGATATGATCTTTATTACATTGACAACTGGTCTTTTCTATTAGATTTAAAGATTATTTTAAAAACAATTTTTATCTTTTTATCTCAGAAAAACGCTTATTAA
- a CDS encoding AAA family ATPase: protein MKTLNLKDLDYIRNLKIKVKNIKGLKPLEGFIGQKEAVKKMEFGLKISSKSHHIFVSGKPGSGRTSMVLEYVSKIAEKMPPPPDVIYVFSHENPFSPKAILLENGQGKKFKKDFEDAIIESLEEIREITKKREFNEAKEKIFKNLLMQRENILNKIYGKAKELNILIKPKEDGFDLFPLLKGKVLTPEEYSELTQPEKEEFEKKFEEIRREITSRVSEIEKINEDFKEKIRNLLSEFGAKTLLTIFPPLIGKYLNNEDIIKYVKNSVQDILENLDYITSKPDEAYSFFKEKYKVHLFVDNSNQKGAPIVLETHPTLSRIIGRIERVLENPTLDFSGIMPGAFHRANGGFLIIPAEELLKIEPAYTFMKWTLKSGKILIENLSEEENIQTTKTIKPEPVPFNGKVILIGTPYTFFYLKENDPDFNELFKVHIEFKTVMEKSQENLTDYLRFIKTFCDKENLLYPDTKSIKKILWYSSRLAENQNKLSTNFGAICDLLREANFLAKSENKKEIKENHVKEIIKNRFKETEIEETYFEWIKKGIIQIDFEGKKVGTINGLTVLTYGQIVFGRPVRITATCSAGKEGVIDIEREAELSGPIHTKGTQILRGYLGYKYGQNFPIYMTARIVFEQTYEGVEGDSASLAELLAIISSLSEYPVYQNCAVTGSINQFGEVQAVGGLNEKIEGIYRALKYKEFKGKFKVIIPESNIANLCLQDEVLEFIKKGKIEIIAIKNIDEAIRIVFNRNPQTVHEKVLSKLKKYYKILKSE from the coding sequence ATGAAAACTCTCAATCTAAAAGACCTTGACTATATTAGAAACTTAAAAATAAAAGTTAAAAATATTAAGGGTTTAAAACCCCTTGAAGGATTTATAGGTCAGAAAGAAGCTGTTAAAAAAATGGAATTCGGTTTAAAAATAAGTTCAAAAAGTCATCATATTTTTGTATCAGGAAAACCGGGAAGTGGAAGGACAAGTATGGTTCTGGAATATGTATCAAAAATAGCTGAAAAAATGCCTCCTCCACCTGATGTTATATATGTGTTTTCACATGAAAATCCCTTCTCCCCCAAAGCAATATTATTGGAAAATGGGCAAGGTAAAAAATTTAAAAAGGATTTTGAGGATGCTATAATTGAGAGTCTTGAAGAAATAAGAGAAATCACTAAAAAAAGGGAATTTAATGAAGCAAAGGAAAAAATTTTTAAAAATTTATTAATGCAAAGAGAAAATATCCTTAATAAAATCTATGGAAAAGCTAAGGAACTGAATATTCTTATAAAACCAAAGGAAGACGGTTTTGACTTATTCCCTCTATTAAAAGGTAAAGTCTTAACACCAGAAGAGTATTCTGAGCTCACTCAACCGGAGAAAGAAGAATTTGAAAAGAAATTTGAAGAAATAAGAAGGGAAATTACTTCAAGGGTTTCTGAAATAGAAAAAATAAACGAAGATTTTAAAGAAAAAATAAGAAATTTACTATCAGAGTTCGGAGCAAAAACTTTATTAACCATTTTTCCACCTTTAATTGGAAAATATCTAAATAATGAAGACATTATAAAATATGTAAAAAATTCAGTACAGGATATTTTAGAAAATTTAGACTATATAACTTCAAAACCCGATGAAGCCTATTCCTTTTTTAAAGAAAAATATAAAGTTCACCTTTTTGTGGATAATTCAAATCAGAAAGGTGCTCCAATTGTTCTTGAAACTCACCCAACCCTTTCAAGAATAATAGGAAGAATTGAAAGGGTTCTTGAAAATCCAACACTTGATTTTTCAGGAATAATGCCAGGTGCTTTTCACAGAGCAAATGGAGGTTTCTTAATTATTCCTGCTGAAGAACTTTTAAAAATTGAACCGGCTTACACCTTTATGAAATGGACTTTAAAATCTGGTAAAATTTTAATTGAAAATTTATCGGAAGAAGAAAATATTCAAACAACCAAAACCATCAAACCAGAACCTGTCCCTTTTAATGGAAAAGTGATTCTTATAGGCACTCCTTACACATTTTTCTACTTAAAGGAAAATGACCCTGATTTTAATGAATTATTTAAAGTCCATATAGAATTTAAGACTGTTATGGAAAAAAGTCAAGAAAATTTAACTGATTATTTAAGATTTATAAAAACATTCTGTGATAAAGAAAACCTTTTATATCCAGATACAAAGTCAATAAAAAAAATTTTATGGTATTCATCAAGACTCGCAGAAAACCAAAACAAACTTTCAACAAATTTTGGAGCAATATGTGACCTTTTAAGGGAAGCAAATTTTCTTGCTAAAAGTGAGAACAAAAAGGAAATAAAAGAAAATCATGTGAAAGAAATTATTAAAAATAGATTTAAAGAAACTGAAATTGAAGAAACATATTTTGAATGGATTAAAAAGGGAATAATTCAAATCGATTTTGAAGGTAAAAAGGTTGGAACAATAAACGGACTTACTGTTCTTACTTATGGACAAATAGTCTTTGGAAGACCAGTCAGGATAACTGCAACATGCTCAGCTGGTAAAGAGGGAGTAATAGATATTGAAAGGGAAGCTGAATTATCCGGTCCTATACACACAAAAGGAACACAGATATTAAGAGGTTATCTTGGATACAAATACGGACAAAACTTTCCCATTTATATGACAGCAAGGATTGTTTTTGAACAAACTTATGAAGGTGTAGAAGGAGATAGTGCATCCCTGGCAGAACTTCTTGCAATAATTTCATCCCTTTCAGAATATCCTGTTTACCAAAACTGTGCAGTAACTGGCTCTATAAATCAATTTGGAGAAGTACAGGCAGTTGGTGGCTTAAATGAAAAAATTGAAGGAATTTATAGAGCTCTAAAATATAAAGAATTTAAAGGAAAATTCAAAGTAATAATTCCTGAATCAAATATAGCGAATCTCTGTCTTCAGGATGAAGTTCTTGAGTTTATAAAAAAAGGTAAAATAGAGATTATAGCAATTAAAAATATTGATGAAGCAATAAGAATAGTTTTTAATAGAAACCCTCAAACTGTTCATGAAAAGGTTCTCTCAAAGCTTAAAAAATATTACAAAATTTTAAAATCAGAATAA
- a CDS encoding spore photoproduct lyase family protein, with the protein MGYISLFDPFKDGLCTCEKKYTVNPYTGCNHRCRYCYITSYIKDGFKLRLKKNYIEIIKREIKKIKNVYPFNLSSSSDPYPEIEKKLLLTRKTLLLLKEKNFKVSIITKSPLVLRDIDILREMNSFVSFTITHYSDEISRKVEPFAPPASERIKVAEKLIREGIKVCIRIDPVIPGYNDKEDIAYKILKNLNGVFMVVFSTYKAKPDNFLRMKEIFPYLENLPWEKKKIRGYRYLSYDFRREILEKLVKEAKNYCEKIGLCREGLPDLKNSKSCDPVFELNL; encoded by the coding sequence ATGGGATATATAAGTTTATTTGACCCTTTTAAAGATGGTCTCTGTACCTGTGAAAAAAAATATACTGTCAATCCCTATACGGGTTGTAATCACAGATGCAGATACTGTTATATAACAAGTTATATAAAAGATGGATTCAAATTAAGGTTAAAGAAAAATTATATTGAGATTATAAAAAGGGAAATTAAAAAAATAAAAAATGTTTATCCTTTCAACCTTTCTTCTTCCTCTGACCCTTATCCAGAAATTGAAAAAAAATTACTTTTAACAAGAAAAACTCTTCTTCTATTAAAGGAAAAAAATTTTAAGGTTTCAATAATAACAAAGTCACCACTTGTTTTAAGGGATATTGATATACTTAGAGAAATGAACTCTTTTGTATCTTTTACAATTACCCATTATTCAGATGAAATTTCAAGGAAAGTTGAACCATTTGCGCCACCTGCAAGTGAGAGAATAAAAGTAGCAGAAAAATTAATAAGGGAAGGAATAAAAGTTTGTATAAGAATCGATCCTGTTATTCCCGGATATAATGATAAAGAGGATATAGCTTATAAAATTTTAAAAAATCTTAATGGAGTTTTTATGGTTGTTTTTTCAACATATAAAGCAAAACCGGATAATTTTTTAAGAATGAAAGAAATATTTCCCTATTTAGAAAATTTACCATGGGAAAAAAAGAAAATAAGAGGTTATAGGTACTTAAGTTATGATTTTAGAAGGGAAATTCTTGAAAAACTTGTAAAAGAAGCAAAAAATTATTGTGAAAAAATTGGATTATGCAGGGAAGGTTTACCGGATTTAAAAAATTCAAAATCCTGTGATCCTGTTTTTGAGTTAAATCTTTGA
- the frr gene encoding ribosome recycling factor, with protein sequence MEEIIKDGSERMLKTINTLKDELKKLRTGRASPHILESIKVNYYGQEIPIIQIAGIGVPEPRLIVIKPYDKNVTGEIEKAILKSGIGLNPKVEGGVIKIPIPPLSEERRRELVKLVKKFGEDSKIALRNIRRDLMDKIKEKKDKGEISEDDAERLKKKVQDLTEEKTKEVDEIIKIKEKEIMEE encoded by the coding sequence ATGGAGGAAATAATTAAAGATGGTAGTGAGAGAATGCTTAAAACCATTAATACTTTAAAGGATGAACTTAAAAAATTAAGAACAGGAAGAGCCTCTCCCCACATTCTTGAAAGTATAAAAGTTAATTACTACGGGCAGGAGATTCCAATAATCCAAATTGCAGGGATTGGTGTACCTGAACCAAGATTGATTGTTATAAAACCCTATGACAAAAATGTAACCGGTGAAATTGAAAAAGCAATTTTAAAAAGCGGAATAGGACTTAATCCAAAGGTTGAAGGTGGTGTTATAAAGATTCCTATACCACCTCTTTCTGAAGAAAGGAGAAGAGAACTTGTAAAACTTGTTAAAAAATTTGGGGAAGACTCAAAAATTGCCTTAAGAAACATAAGAAGAGATTTAATGGATAAAATAAAAGAGAAAAAAGATAAGGGAGAAATTTCAGAGGATGATGCTGAAAGATTAAAGAAAAAGGTTCAGGATTTAACAGAGGAAAAAACAAAGGAGGTTGATGAAATAATAAAAATAAAGGAAAAGGAAATAATGGAAGAATGA
- a CDS encoding isoprenyl transferase encodes MKIPQHIAIVMDGNGRWAKERNLPRILGHKEGIESVREIVRTAREIGIKYLSLFTFSTENWQRPKEEVKGLFNLLESVAKKELKFLIKNGIRLKVVGSREELPLKTKKIIEETEEKTKDNKDMILILAINYGGRREIIDAINKILKNGKKEINEEEFKKYLYMPEVPDPDLLIRTSGEMRISNFFLFQIAYTELYFTEKYWPDFRREDFLKAIDEYTRRKRKFGRLFS; translated from the coding sequence ATGAAAATACCTCAGCATATAGCTATAGTAATGGACGGAAATGGTAGATGGGCAAAGGAAAGAAATTTACCAAGAATACTTGGACATAAAGAGGGAATTGAATCTGTAAGGGAAATCGTTAGAACTGCAAGAGAAATTGGAATAAAGTACCTTTCACTTTTTACTTTTTCCACAGAGAATTGGCAGAGGCCCAAAGAGGAAGTTAAAGGACTTTTTAATCTCCTTGAATCAGTCGCAAAAAAAGAACTTAAATTTTTGATTAAAAATGGAATAAGATTAAAAGTTGTGGGGAGCAGGGAGGAATTGCCTTTAAAAACAAAAAAAATAATAGAGGAAACAGAGGAAAAAACAAAGGATAATAAAGATATGATCCTTATACTTGCTATTAATTATGGAGGAAGGAGAGAAATAATTGATGCAATAAATAAAATTTTAAAAAATGGAAAAAAAGAGATAAATGAAGAAGAATTTAAAAAATATTTATATATGCCTGAAGTTCCTGACCCTGACCTTTTAATAAGAACAAGTGGTGAAATGAGAATTTCCAATTTTTTCTTATTTCAAATTGCATATACAGAACTATATTTTACAGAAAAATACTGGCCTGATTTCAGGAGAGAAGATTTTTTAAAGGCAATTGATGAATATACGAGAAGGAAAAGAAAATTTGGGAGGCTTTTTTCTTAG
- a CDS encoding phosphatidate cytidylyltransferase, with protein sequence MNIREGKENLGGFFLRIITGVVLFFIFLLLTLLGALPFFFLIFIFLFFALWEYLRILYNTGFIINPHLIFIVDLIFFPFIIFFPHIRLSLLMLMIVMFFFLSFLSAEKRKGFNFLASGIVSIFYLVIPSTLFYQIRTLFGLKHIIFLLGCVIFFDSFSYFVGNLFGKRKIWERISQNKTIEGFFGGFLSVLIFSIIFSFFFRENILKNIIPGIFISIFAFFGDLWESMLKREMGVKDSSNILPGHGGFLDRIDSLLLSIYFYFLYIANIV encoded by the coding sequence ATGAATATACGAGAAGGAAAAGAAAATTTGGGAGGCTTTTTTCTTAGAATAATAACTGGAGTAGTTTTATTTTTTATATTTTTATTATTAACACTACTTGGTGCTTTACCTTTCTTTTTTTTAATTTTTATATTCTTATTCTTTGCCCTATGGGAATATTTAAGAATCTTATATAATACTGGTTTTATAATTAATCCCCATTTAATTTTTATTGTTGATTTAATTTTTTTTCCATTTATTATTTTCTTCCCTCATATAAGACTTTCACTGTTAATGTTAATGATTGTTATGTTCTTTTTTTTATCCTTTCTTTCAGCAGAAAAAAGAAAAGGATTTAATTTTTTGGCATCTGGTATTGTGTCAATATTTTATTTAGTTATTCCTTCAACTTTATTTTATCAAATACGAACACTTTTTGGGTTAAAACATATAATTTTTTTATTAGGATGTGTAATATTTTTTGATTCTTTTTCATATTTTGTTGGGAATTTGTTTGGTAAGAGAAAAATCTGGGAGAGAATTTCCCAGAATAAAACTATTGAAGGATTTTTTGGTGGTTTTTTGTCAGTTTTAATTTTTTCAATAATTTTTTCATTTTTTTTCAGAGAAAATATTCTAAAAAATATAATCCCTGGAATTTTTATTTCTATTTTTGCTTTTTTTGGGGACCTATGGGAATCTATGCTAAAAAGGGAAATGGGTGTAAAAGATTCCTCCAATATTTTACCAGGACACGGAGGTTTTCTTGATCGTATTGATTCCCTTTTATTATCTATCTATTTTTATTTTCTTTATATTGCCAATATAGTTTAA
- the metK gene encoding methionine adenosyltransferase, whose amino-acid sequence MRKLKGISYFTSESVTEGHPDKLCDQVSDAILDAIIEKDPDARVACESLTSRGMFVIAGEITTDCYVEIPDIVRETIKLAGYTNPAYGLDYETVAVLTAIQSQAPDIAMGVDAGGAGDQGMMFGFAINETEELMPLPIMLAHKLCKRLADVRKNGTLPYLRPDGKSQVTVRYIDGKPDKVTAIVLSAQHDPDVSIKELREDLIEVVIEKIIPREMMDDNVKIYINPTGRFVIGGPQADTGLTGRKIMVDTYGGYARHGGGCFSGKDPTKVDRSASYMARYLAKNIVASGIAETCEIQIAYAIGVAEPVALYVNTYDTGKVSEEKIVKFIRERFDLTPRGIIDFLELRRPIYKRTACYGHFGREEEGFTWERTDSKEEFRELL is encoded by the coding sequence TTGAGGAAACTTAAAGGTATTTCATATTTTACCTCAGAATCAGTAACAGAAGGACATCCGGATAAACTCTGTGATCAGGTTTCAGATGCTATTCTTGATGCTATAATTGAAAAAGACCCTGATGCAAGGGTTGCATGTGAGTCTTTAACTTCAAGGGGAATGTTTGTTATTGCTGGTGAAATTACAACAGATTGTTATGTTGAAATACCTGATATTGTAAGAGAAACAATAAAATTAGCTGGTTATACTAACCCAGCTTATGGATTAGATTATGAAACTGTAGCTGTTCTTACTGCTATTCAATCACAAGCTCCTGATATTGCTATGGGAGTTGATGCAGGTGGCGCAGGTGATCAGGGTATGATGTTTGGTTTTGCAATTAACGAGACTGAAGAACTTATGCCCCTTCCTATAATGCTTGCCCATAAACTTTGTAAAAGGCTTGCTGATGTGAGAAAAAATGGAACTTTACCCTATCTGAGGCCTGATGGTAAATCCCAGGTGACAGTTAGATACATAGATGGAAAACCTGATAAGGTAACAGCAATTGTTCTTTCTGCTCAGCATGATCCTGATGTTTCGATAAAGGAGTTAAGGGAGGATTTGATTGAAGTTGTTATTGAGAAGATTATACCAAGGGAGATGATGGACGATAATGTGAAAATTTATATAAATCCAACTGGTAGATTTGTAATTGGTGGACCACAAGCAGATACAGGTTTAACAGGAAGAAAGATTATGGTTGATACATATGGTGGATATGCAAGACATGGTGGTGGTTGTTTTTCAGGGAAAGATCCAACAAAGGTAGATAGATCTGCTTCTTATATGGCAAGGTATCTTGCTAAAAATATAGTTGCTTCAGGAATTGCAGAGACCTGTGAAATTCAGATTGCTTATGCCATAGGTGTAGCTGAACCTGTTGCTCTATATGTAAATACTTATGATACTGGAAAAGTATCTGAAGAAAAAATTGTTAAGTTTATAAGAGAAAGGTTTGATCTTACTCCAAGAGGTATAATAGATTTTCTTGAATTAAGGAGACCCATTTACAAGAGAACTGCTTGTTATGGGCATTTTGGGAGAGAAGAGGAGGGATTTACCTGGGAAAGAACCGATAGCAAGGAAGAATTTAGAGAACTGTTATAA
- a CDS encoding arginine decarboxylase, pyruvoyl-dependent encodes MFKNYFLTSGFGVGETKLLSFDRALRSAKIENYNLVKISSILPPGVEKKEKIDLAPSSILYIAYGYLISDKKGEIISAVCGVAIPEKEKDIGIIMEWSSYEKKEKGIEEVKRMLETAMNDRGIRIKKIEIVSIERKVKDFTCVFAGCAIF; translated from the coding sequence ATGTTTAAAAATTATTTTTTAACAAGTGGATTTGGTGTAGGAGAAACTAAACTTCTTTCCTTTGATAGAGCCTTAAGGAGTGCCAAAATAGAAAACTATAATCTTGTAAAAATTTCAAGTATTCTTCCTCCCGGTGTTGAGAAAAAAGAAAAAATTGATTTAGCTCCATCTTCAATTCTTTATATCGCTTATGGATATCTAATTTCTGATAAAAAGGGTGAAATAATTTCAGCTGTTTGTGGAGTTGCAATACCTGAAAAAGAAAAAGATATTGGAATAATAATGGAGTGGAGTTCTTACGAGAAAAAAGAAAAAGGTATAGAGGAGGTTAAAAGGATGCTTGAGACTGCAATGAATGACAGAGGAATAAGGATAAAAAAGATAGAGATTGTTTCTATTGAAAGAAAAGTTAAAGACTTTACCTGTGTTTTTGCAGGTTGCGCAATTTTTTAA